The following proteins are encoded in a genomic region of Planctomycetia bacterium:
- a CDS encoding universal stress protein codes for MNAKKILFPTDFSTCSDAGLSHATALAKESGAKLIVLHVEEPPPAYGAGEMYYGVPDPDNPTLRRMLADVKPTDPSVPYEHRLVIGDPASEIVAVADEEKVDLIVLGTHGRTGLKRLLMGSVAEAVVRKATCPVITFKEPHGAPAP; via the coding sequence ATGAACGCCAAGAAAATCCTGTTCCCGACCGACTTCTCCACCTGCAGCGACGCAGGCCTGAGCCATGCCACGGCGTTGGCCAAGGAATCGGGCGCGAAACTGATCGTGCTCCACGTCGAAGAGCCGCCTCCCGCCTACGGCGCGGGCGAGATGTACTACGGCGTTCCGGACCCGGACAATCCCACGCTGCGCCGCATGTTGGCGGACGTGAAGCCGACCGATCCGTCGGTGCCGTACGAGCATCGCCTGGTGATCGGCGACCCGGCGTCGGAAATCGTCGCGGTGGCCGACGAAGAGAAGGTGGACCTGATCGTCCTCGGCACGCACGGCCGCACCGGCCTGAAACGATTACTGATGGGAAGCGTGGCGGAAGCCGTGGTGCGCAAAGCGACGTGCCCGGTGATCACCTTCAAGGAGCCGCACGGAGCGCCGGCGCCGTAG
- a CDS encoding aldo/keto reductase, translating to MEYRQLGGSGFMVPALSLGTGTFGGKGELFQAWGATDVAEATRLIDICLEAGLNMFDSADIYSAGAAEEILGQAIKGRRDAVIISTKATFRSGQGPNDVGSSRYHLIRSVDASLRRLQTDFIDLFQLHAFDATTPVEETLRTLDDLIRAGKIRYIGCSNFSGWHLMKSLAASERHGFARYVAHQAYYSLIGRDYEWELMPLGLDQKVGAVVWSPLGWGRLTGKIRRGQPIPNNVRMQSKLNADLAPPTPDELLYNVVDALDEVARELGKTIPQVALNWLLQRPSVSNVIVGARNEEQLRQNLGAVGWKLSPEHVKKLDDASTVTLAYPYFHQRGFAERNPPPV from the coding sequence ATGGAATACCGACAACTCGGCGGCTCTGGCTTCATGGTGCCGGCATTGAGCCTTGGCACGGGCACGTTTGGCGGCAAGGGGGAACTCTTTCAGGCGTGGGGCGCGACCGACGTCGCGGAAGCCACGCGATTGATCGATATCTGCCTCGAGGCCGGTCTCAACATGTTCGACTCGGCGGACATTTATTCCGCGGGGGCGGCGGAAGAGATCCTCGGCCAGGCGATCAAGGGACGTCGCGACGCGGTCATCATTTCCACGAAGGCCACGTTCCGCTCAGGCCAGGGACCGAACGACGTCGGTTCGTCGCGGTATCATTTGATCCGTTCGGTCGACGCCTCGCTGCGGCGGCTGCAAACCGATTTCATTGATCTGTTCCAGTTGCATGCCTTCGACGCCACGACGCCGGTCGAAGAAACGCTCCGCACGCTCGATGATTTGATTCGCGCCGGCAAGATTCGCTACATCGGCTGCTCAAACTTTTCCGGCTGGCACTTGATGAAGTCGCTGGCGGCATCGGAGCGGCACGGCTTCGCGCGCTACGTGGCGCATCAGGCGTATTACTCGCTGATCGGCCGCGACTATGAGTGGGAGTTGATGCCGCTGGGGCTCGATCAAAAAGTCGGCGCCGTGGTCTGGAGCCCGCTCGGTTGGGGACGTTTAACTGGCAAGATTCGCCGTGGGCAGCCGATCCCCAACAACGTCCGCATGCAAAGCAAGCTCAACGCCGATCTCGCGCCGCCGACTCCGGACGAACTGCTGTACAACGTCGTCGACGCACTCGATGAAGTTGCCCGAGAGCTGGGCAAGACCATTCCGCAAGTAGCGCTCAACTGGTTGTTGCAACGTCCGTCCGTCTCAAATGTGATCGTGGGCGCTCGCAACGAAGAACAGTTGCGGCAGAACCTCGGCGCGGTGGGCTGGAAGCTTTCGCCCGAACATGTGAAGAAACTCGACGACGCCAGTACGGTGACGTTGGCTTATCCATATTTCCATCAACGCGGCTTCGCGGAACGCAATCCGCCGCCGGTGTGA
- a CDS encoding FGGY-family carbohydrate kinase: protein MPSGLRQVPSNTIITGWDFSTGSVKCLAFDLSGKTLAEVRLGTDLWHGDPVEAGRNELNLLQLEGQARATTRAMAARLRELGRLNDWRAGGISATHHSAGRIDADHLPVRRAICWNDHTLAEYHKIGLKRLGGQKKVAELIGGPWAIRYSLSHLVKDEAKLSARDWKRTTRMLLHGPLAAGYLTGNFDVTSVSSAASTGILDFRRRKWRKEMLGALADPENRKLAWKQLPTVVDHFEPIGSLANHLALEAGIDSTRRPLIFPTSDDQQAGLVGGGAVDDGQMAIILGNSAVVNSSSKRVPESGNLDVMCLNWGPYLWMRCYNNGAQFIDRIVGADADWKQLEKQSREVPAGCDGVSVMPFTSPEPSLKVSEPCLSWSPREPKSPGVRCRASLEALAYLIALGVREHERAGQKIERITVSGGIARSDLMCEILASVLGRPLERLASDEGPALGAAVTALAAYETYLRRQLNNNEPFTVADAVQQLVRFRGAVQPNAAWQEVYRRELKQFERRLPRR from the coding sequence ATGCCGTCCGGCCTTCGTCAGGTTCCTTCGAACACCATCATCACCGGCTGGGATTTCAGCACCGGCAGCGTCAAATGCCTGGCGTTTGATCTGTCCGGCAAGACATTGGCCGAGGTAAGACTTGGCACGGACCTTTGGCATGGCGATCCGGTGGAAGCGGGACGCAATGAGTTGAACTTGCTGCAACTCGAAGGGCAGGCCCGGGCGACGACGCGCGCGATGGCCGCGCGGTTGCGCGAGCTGGGTCGTCTGAACGACTGGCGCGCCGGCGGGATTTCGGCGACGCATCACAGCGCCGGGCGGATCGACGCCGATCACTTGCCGGTGCGCCGCGCGATTTGCTGGAACGATCACACGCTCGCCGAGTATCACAAGATCGGGCTCAAGCGGCTCGGCGGCCAGAAGAAGGTCGCGGAGTTGATCGGCGGTCCTTGGGCGATTCGTTATTCGCTCAGTCATCTTGTCAAGGACGAGGCCAAACTCTCGGCGCGGGATTGGAAGCGCACCACGCGGATGTTGCTACATGGTCCGCTGGCGGCCGGATATCTGACCGGCAACTTCGACGTGACCAGCGTTTCGTCGGCCGCCTCGACAGGCATCCTCGATTTTCGTCGTCGCAAGTGGCGCAAGGAAATGCTCGGCGCCCTGGCGGACCCGGAAAATCGCAAGCTCGCCTGGAAGCAATTGCCCACGGTCGTCGATCATTTCGAGCCAATTGGCTCGCTGGCCAATCACCTGGCACTCGAGGCCGGCATCGATTCCACACGGCGACCGCTCATTTTCCCGACGAGCGACGATCAACAAGCGGGGCTCGTCGGCGGCGGCGCGGTGGACGACGGGCAGATGGCGATCATTCTTGGCAATTCGGCGGTGGTGAATTCCTCGTCGAAACGCGTTCCGGAGAGCGGCAACCTGGACGTAATGTGCTTGAACTGGGGACCGTATCTCTGGATGCGCTGCTACAACAACGGCGCGCAGTTTATCGACCGCATTGTCGGCGCCGACGCCGATTGGAAGCAACTCGAAAAACAGTCGCGCGAAGTACCCGCCGGCTGCGATGGCGTGAGCGTGATGCCGTTTACATCGCCGGAACCTTCGCTCAAGGTCAGCGAGCCATGCCTGAGTTGGTCGCCGCGCGAGCCGAAGTCCCCCGGCGTGCGTTGCCGCGCGAGTCTCGAAGCGCTGGCGTATTTGATTGCGCTCGGCGTGCGCGAGCACGAACGCGCGGGGCAAAAGATCGAGCGGATCACCGTCTCCGGCGGCATCGCGCGGAGCGATTTGATGTGCGAAATCCTGGCGTCGGTGCTCGGGCGACCGCTGGAGCGCCTCGCCAGCGATGAAGGGCCGGCGCTCGGCGCGGCGGTCACGGCGCTGGCGGCGTACGAAACCTATTTGCGCCGACAACTCAACAACAACGAACCGTTTACCGTCGCGGACGCGGTTCAGCAACTTGTCCGCTTCCGCGGCGCGGTGCAACCCAACGCGGCGTGGCAGGAAGTCTACCGGCGCGAGCTGAAGCAGTTCGAACGACGACTGCCCCGCCGTTGA